One stretch of Streptomyces peucetius DNA includes these proteins:
- a CDS encoding ADP-ribosylglycohydrolase family protein — protein MLVDGAPSPGAGRLGLRHAAPAPAPAPAPAPAPAHAVPAETTAPGDGARRIEGLLLGLAAGDAAGWPAARHRAARMPEWTRRLTRELDTFAEQNATTTLPVPIALNQPPEPLRLGPSDDAEWAAFAAGTVLTAAGEPFHHLEPARRLRAAIDLAWNSLAGQVAAAAERAPEVESAVLPLRARISVHAGLGNLATGLRPPATGHDNPHYFDDAACVRAVVLAAAHPGDPLAAAVLAEFDARYTQDGDGVHGARAMAAAVAAALGGADVDHAVDAALAELPEDTEIGRNAHHAVKLARHASGAFELVPLLEHQIVDHVYSYGIAAAETVPVALAVATAARGRVAEAVPAAVCLSRVADSAPALAGALTGALGGGASLPATWRDACRTLAGCALPRLAGTDLVELAARLESALRCPATGWPTGPPPGTG, from the coding sequence ATGCTGGTGGACGGCGCACCATCGCCGGGCGCCGGCCGACTCGGGCTGCGGCACGCGGCTCCCGCTCCCGCTCCGGCTCCGGCTCCGGCTCCGGCTCCGGCCCACGCCGTACCCGCAGAAACGACCGCGCCCGGAGACGGGGCGCGCCGTATCGAGGGGCTTCTCCTCGGGCTGGCCGCCGGTGACGCCGCCGGGTGGCCGGCCGCCCGGCACCGTGCCGCGCGCATGCCCGAGTGGACCCGGCGCCTCACCCGTGAGCTGGACACCTTCGCCGAGCAGAACGCCACGACGACGCTGCCGGTCCCCATCGCGCTCAACCAGCCGCCGGAGCCCCTGCGGCTCGGTCCCTCCGACGACGCCGAATGGGCGGCGTTCGCGGCCGGGACCGTGCTCACCGCCGCCGGGGAGCCGTTCCACCACCTGGAGCCGGCCCGCCGCTTGCGGGCCGCGATCGACCTCGCGTGGAACTCCCTCGCCGGGCAGGTCGCCGCCGCGGCCGAACGGGCTCCCGAGGTCGAGTCCGCCGTGCTGCCGCTGCGTGCCCGGATCTCCGTGCACGCCGGGCTCGGCAATCTGGCGACCGGGCTGCGACCCCCGGCGACCGGCCACGACAACCCGCACTATTTCGACGACGCCGCCTGTGTGCGGGCCGTCGTGCTCGCCGCCGCCCACCCGGGCGACCCGCTCGCCGCCGCCGTGCTCGCCGAGTTCGACGCGCGGTACACGCAGGACGGCGACGGGGTGCACGGCGCCCGTGCCATGGCCGCCGCCGTCGCCGCCGCGCTCGGCGGGGCGGACGTGGACCACGCCGTCGACGCCGCGCTCGCCGAACTCCCGGAGGACACCGAGATCGGCCGCAACGCTCACCACGCGGTCAAGCTGGCCCGCCATGCGTCGGGCGCCTTCGAACTCGTACCGCTGCTCGAGCACCAGATCGTCGACCACGTCTACAGCTACGGCATCGCCGCCGCGGAAACCGTGCCGGTCGCGCTCGCCGTCGCCACCGCCGCGCGCGGCCGGGTCGCGGAGGCGGTGCCGGCGGCCGTGTGCCTCTCGCGTGTCGCGGACTCAGCCCCCGCCCTCGCGGGCGCCCTGACCGGGGCGCTCGGCGGCGGCGCGTCGCTGCCCGCGACCTGGCGGGACGCCTGCCGGACGCTCGCGGGCTGCGCACTGCCCCGCCTCGCCGGGACGGATCTCGTCGAACTCGCGGCACGGCTCGAGTCCGCGCTGCGGTGTCCCGCGACAGGGTGGCCGACCGGTCCGCCGCCCGGCACCGGTTAG
- a CDS encoding ADP-ribosylglycohydrolase family protein: MTTTTAATDTAPEAAASPTLPLDDRITGSLVGAAVGDALGGPVEGYTPEQIMERHGGRITGIVGPWHGDDWRTARPIAPYHKGDGHITDDTLMTHALIGVYTTVRDHLDAYAVADHLVPDLITNPRWIPELEAEAIPLQRLFLAEKWLVARLHYGHHDPREAGTGNIVNCGAAMYMAPVGLVNAANPAAAYAEAVDIAGAHQSSYGREAAGVFAAAVAAACLPGATPLSVVEAAVALAKDGTQAAIEAVAEAAARYSDFESALMPLRAAVAPFDTVGPDYRAPSLGARRPSRLHSIEELPIALGMLLVGDGDYRRTVLSSVNYGRDCDSIATMAGAIAGALNGTAAVPAEWAERVAGASRVDLHAPAAELAAVTREIYARDTERRRAHEQAFASLTVTAR; encoded by the coding sequence ATGACGACGACTACGGCGGCGACCGACACGGCACCGGAAGCGGCGGCCTCCCCGACTCTCCCCCTCGACGACCGGATCACCGGCAGCCTGGTCGGCGCGGCTGTCGGCGACGCCCTCGGCGGCCCCGTCGAGGGCTACACGCCCGAGCAGATCATGGAGCGCCACGGCGGGCGGATCACCGGCATCGTCGGCCCCTGGCACGGCGACGACTGGCGCACCGCCCGCCCCATCGCCCCGTACCACAAGGGCGACGGGCACATCACCGACGACACCTTGATGACGCACGCGCTGATCGGGGTGTACACCACGGTCCGCGACCACCTCGACGCGTACGCCGTGGCCGATCATCTCGTCCCCGATCTCATCACCAACCCGCGCTGGATCCCGGAGCTCGAGGCCGAGGCCATCCCGCTGCAGCGGCTGTTCCTCGCCGAGAAGTGGCTCGTCGCGCGGCTGCACTACGGGCACCACGACCCGCGCGAGGCGGGCACGGGCAACATCGTCAACTGTGGCGCGGCGATGTACATGGCGCCGGTGGGCCTGGTGAACGCGGCCAACCCGGCGGCCGCGTACGCCGAGGCCGTCGACATCGCGGGTGCGCACCAGTCGTCGTACGGGCGGGAGGCGGCCGGGGTCTTCGCGGCGGCCGTCGCCGCGGCGTGCCTGCCGGGCGCCACGCCTCTGTCGGTCGTCGAGGCGGCGGTGGCGCTGGCGAAGGACGGCACCCAGGCGGCGATCGAAGCGGTCGCGGAAGCGGCCGCCCGGTACAGCGACTTCGAGTCGGCGCTGATGCCGCTGCGGGCGGCGGTCGCGCCCTTCGACACCGTCGGCCCGGACTACCGCGCACCGTCGCTGGGCGCCCGCCGCCCCTCCCGCCTGCACTCCATCGAAGAACTCCCCATCGCGCTGGGCATGCTGCTCGTGGGCGACGGCGACTACCGGCGTACGGTCCTGTCGTCCGTCAACTACGGCCGGGACTGCGACTCCATCGCCACGATGGCGGGGGCGATCGCGGGTGCCCTGAACGGCACGGCGGCCGTACCGGCCGAGTGGGCGGAGCGGGTCGCCGGGGCGAGCCGCGTCGACCTGCACGCTCCGGCGGCCGAACTGGCGGCGGTGACAAGGGAGATCTACGCCCGCGACACCGAACGCCGCCGGGCCCACGAGCAGGCGTTCGCGTCCCTGACGGTCACCGCGCGATGA
- a CDS encoding ADP-ribosylglycohydrolase family protein, with protein sequence MTRTLRLTWVQPEDLIGHELRQAQEDGRDATAVRDRWLASGGAPAPERAGASSGKVSPALRALAEELLDELAGLPSPLTADEPTPLPLIQAAHPITAPAGGPRHNAAQAKAAADRPRDDGPHAGATPAGGPRDDRPGPAHAGTLGDALHAAWLGRAVGCLLGRPVEKLPLHAIRDIARATGNWPLTTWFTARGLPEDLAAAHPWNRRSAPNSLAENIAGMPEDDDLNYPLLNLLLLRRHGRDFTTADVARLWLDELPAGRTFTAERVAYRNLLSGIEPPLTAGHRNPFREWIGAAIRADVHGWTNPGAPAAAAAQAYRDAALTHTANGVYGAMFTAAALAAAASGTVDVHGAIATGLTVVPPRSRFTAAVRFGVEAARAHADFADAVDSVHRAYGAYHWVHVLPNAALLAAALTHADGDFTGSVCRAVSGGLDTDSNGATAGSLTGLLAGHPEALPDRWTAPLKNRLATSVTGFDGVGFDTLAHLTLKEALRP encoded by the coding sequence ATGACGAGGACGCTGCGTCTGACCTGGGTGCAGCCGGAGGACCTGATCGGCCACGAACTGCGTCAGGCACAGGAGGACGGCAGGGACGCGACTGCCGTCCGTGACCGGTGGCTTGCGTCGGGCGGCGCACCCGCTCCCGAACGGGCGGGCGCGTCCTCTGGGAAGGTCTCGCCCGCTCTGCGGGCGCTGGCCGAGGAGCTGCTGGACGAACTGGCGGGCCTGCCCTCCCCGCTGACCGCGGACGAGCCGACTCCCCTCCCTCTGATCCAGGCGGCACACCCCATCACGGCACCGGCCGGCGGCCCCCGGCACAACGCGGCGCAGGCCAAAGCGGCGGCCGACCGACCGCGGGACGACGGGCCCCACGCCGGGGCGACCCCGGCCGGCGGACCGCGGGACGACAGGCCGGGCCCGGCGCACGCCGGGACGCTCGGCGACGCGCTGCACGCCGCCTGGCTCGGACGTGCCGTCGGTTGCCTGCTGGGCAGACCCGTCGAGAAACTGCCGCTGCACGCGATCCGTGACATCGCCCGCGCCACCGGGAACTGGCCGCTCACCACCTGGTTCACCGCCAGGGGTCTGCCCGAGGACCTGGCCGCCGCGCACCCCTGGAACCGGCGCAGCGCCCCGAACTCGCTCGCCGAGAACATCGCCGGCATGCCGGAGGACGACGACCTCAACTACCCCCTCCTCAATCTTCTGCTGCTCCGGCGCCACGGCCGGGACTTCACCACTGCCGATGTCGCACGGCTCTGGCTGGACGAGCTGCCCGCCGGGCGGACGTTCACCGCGGAGCGCGTCGCCTACCGCAACCTCCTCAGCGGCATCGAGCCTCCGCTCACCGCCGGTCACCGCAATCCGTTCCGTGAGTGGATCGGCGCCGCCATCCGTGCCGACGTCCACGGCTGGACCAACCCCGGCGCCCCCGCGGCAGCCGCCGCCCAGGCGTACCGGGACGCGGCGCTCACCCACACCGCGAACGGTGTGTACGGCGCCATGTTCACCGCGGCGGCCCTCGCCGCCGCGGCCTCCGGCACCGTCGACGTCCACGGGGCGATCGCCACGGGCCTGACCGTCGTCCCGCCCCGCTCTCGCTTCACCGCGGCCGTGCGCTTCGGCGTCGAAGCGGCCCGCGCGCACGCCGACTTCGCCGACGCCGTCGACAGCGTGCACCGCGCGTACGGCGCCTACCACTGGGTGCACGTCCTGCCCAACGCCGCGCTGCTCGCCGCCGCCCTCACCCACGCCGACGGAGACTTCACCGGCTCCGTCTGCCGCGCCGTCTCCGGCGGGCTCGACACCGACTCCAACGGCGCGACGGCAGGTTCGCTCACGGGACTGCTGGCCGGACACCCCGAGGCCCTGCCCGACCGCTGGACCGCCCCGCTGAAGAACCGGCTCGCGACCTCCGTCACCGGTTTCGACGGCGTCGGTTTCGACACCCTCGCCCACCTCACGCTCAAGGAGGCTCTCCGCCCATGA
- the rbsK gene encoding ribokinase — MTGIVVLGSTNMDLVAFVAHAPKRGETVTGREFRTIPGGKGANQAVAAARAGGEVAMIGAVGSDAFGAQLRHTLESSGVDTDLLRTAEGPSGTAHIVVDDEGGNAIVVVPGANGTITSLAPGEEALIAGGDTLLLQLELPLSAVLDGAEAARRHGVRTVLTPSPAQPLPPELLAATDLLVPNEHEAATLTGIADPRSAAQELLRQVPEVVITLGPAGCLYAARDTEPVTVPAPSVTAVDTTAAGDTFVGALAVALGDKKPVAQCLAWACAAAALSVQRPGASTSMPYRSEIDAAS; from the coding sequence ATGACCGGCATCGTGGTGCTCGGCAGCACCAACATGGACCTCGTCGCCTTCGTCGCGCACGCGCCGAAACGCGGGGAGACCGTCACCGGACGCGAGTTCCGTACGATCCCCGGCGGCAAGGGCGCCAACCAGGCCGTCGCCGCCGCCCGTGCCGGGGGTGAGGTCGCCATGATCGGGGCGGTCGGCTCCGACGCCTTCGGCGCGCAGCTGCGGCACACGCTCGAGTCCAGCGGCGTCGACACCGACCTGCTCAGGACCGCGGAGGGCCCGTCGGGCACGGCGCACATCGTCGTCGACGACGAAGGCGGCAACGCGATCGTCGTCGTCCCCGGTGCCAACGGCACCATCACCTCCCTCGCCCCGGGGGAGGAGGCCCTCATCGCCGGCGGCGACACACTGCTCCTCCAGCTCGAACTTCCGCTCAGCGCCGTGCTCGACGGCGCCGAGGCGGCCCGCCGCCACGGGGTACGGACCGTCCTGACCCCCTCCCCCGCGCAGCCGCTGCCTCCCGAACTCCTGGCCGCCACCGATCTGCTCGTCCCCAACGAGCACGAGGCGGCCACCCTCACCGGCATCGCCGACCCGCGCTCCGCGGCACAGGAACTGCTGCGGCAGGTCCCCGAGGTGGTGATCACCCTCGGCCCGGCGGGCTGCCTGTACGCCGCCCGCGACACCGAGCCGGTCACCGTCCCCGCTCCTTCCGTGACCGCCGTGGACACCACCGCGGCCGGTGACACCTTCGTCGGTGCCCTGGCCGTGGCGCTCGGCGACAAGAAACCGGTGGCGCAATGCCTGGCCTGGGCATGCGCGGCCGCTGCCCTGTCCGTCCAGCGTCCGGGAGCGTCCACCTCCATGCCGTACCGCTCCGAGATCGACGCCGCCTCATGA
- a CDS encoding CaiB/BaiF CoA transferase family protein: protein MSASASAPLPLRGLRVLDLATLFAGPLCATMLGDFGAEVIKVEHPTRPDPSRGHGPAKDGVGLWWKVLGRNKRNVTLDLSAPAGRDTLLRLAATADVVVENFRPGTLERWGLGWDELSEANPRLVLTRITGFGQFGPYSHRPGFGTLAEAMSGFAAATGEPDGPPTLPPFGLADSVAALASAYAVMTALAARATTGRGQVVDMAIIEPILAMLGPQALWYDQLGYVQPRTGNRSRNNAPRNIYRTADGSWLAVSTSAQSVAERVMHLVGRPELVDEPWFATGTGRADHADELDEAVGGWIARRTRDEVASAFEKAEAAIAPVYDIRDVMDDPQYQALGTITEVPDPELGPLRMQNVLFRLSETPGGIRWAGRPHGADTEEVLAELGLTPADIAALRTQGAL from the coding sequence ATGAGCGCTTCCGCCTCCGCTCCGCTGCCGCTGCGGGGACTGCGCGTCCTCGACCTCGCCACCCTCTTCGCCGGTCCGCTGTGCGCCACGATGCTCGGTGACTTCGGCGCCGAGGTCATCAAGGTGGAGCACCCCACCCGGCCCGATCCCTCACGCGGGCACGGCCCCGCCAAGGACGGGGTCGGCCTGTGGTGGAAGGTCCTCGGCCGCAACAAGCGGAACGTCACCCTTGATCTGTCGGCCCCCGCCGGGCGCGACACCTTGCTGCGTCTCGCGGCGACGGCGGACGTGGTCGTCGAGAACTTCCGCCCCGGCACCCTGGAGAGATGGGGGCTCGGCTGGGACGAACTGAGCGAGGCCAACCCGCGGCTGGTCCTCACCCGGATCACGGGCTTCGGGCAGTTCGGCCCGTACTCCCACCGCCCCGGCTTCGGCACGCTCGCGGAGGCGATGAGCGGCTTCGCCGCCGCCACCGGCGAACCCGACGGCCCGCCGACACTGCCGCCGTTCGGGCTCGCCGACTCCGTCGCCGCCCTCGCCTCCGCCTACGCCGTCATGACCGCGCTCGCCGCCCGCGCCACCACCGGCCGCGGCCAGGTCGTCGACATGGCGATCATCGAACCGATTCTGGCGATGCTCGGGCCGCAGGCGCTCTGGTACGACCAGCTCGGCTACGTACAGCCGCGCACCGGGAACCGCTCACGCAACAACGCCCCGCGCAACATCTACCGCACCGCCGACGGCAGTTGGCTCGCCGTCTCGACCTCCGCGCAGTCCGTCGCCGAACGTGTCATGCATCTGGTCGGGCGGCCCGAGCTCGTCGACGAACCCTGGTTCGCCACCGGCACCGGCCGCGCCGACCACGCCGACGAACTCGACGAGGCCGTCGGCGGCTGGATCGCCCGCCGCACCCGCGACGAGGTGGCCTCCGCCTTCGAGAAGGCGGAGGCCGCGATCGCTCCCGTCTACGACATCCGCGACGTCATGGACGATCCCCAGTACCAGGCGCTCGGCACCATCACCGAAGTCCCCGACCCGGAGCTCGGCCCGCTGCGTATGCAGAACGTGCTCTTCCGGCTGTCGGAGACGCCCGGTGGTATCCGCTGGGCGGGCCGGCCGCACGGCGCCGACACCGAAGAGGTCCTGGCCGAACTCGGTCTGACCCCGGCGGACATCGCCGCACTACGCACCCAGGGAGCGCTGTGA
- a CDS encoding HpcH/HpaI aldolase/citrate lyase family protein produces MTIPLTWLYAPGDRPEVVRKAIASDADIVIVDLEDAVAQGRKPYALDATAELLSDPQPLPVHVRINSPHDVEALAELPGLGALRIPKVAYAADIQRIAAGAPGVPLYALIESALAVEHAYAIATAHDAIAGIALGESDLRADLGLRGDAGLDWARTRTVMAARAAGLGPPSQSVFPDILDLDGLYASCSHGRSLGFLGRAAIHPRQLPVIERAFRPTQEEIEAAEDIVKAAAIDAGALALPDGRFVDAAVVAAARRTLALAEREPTG; encoded by the coding sequence GTGACCATCCCTCTCACCTGGCTCTACGCCCCCGGTGACCGCCCGGAGGTGGTCCGCAAGGCGATCGCCTCCGACGCCGACATCGTCATCGTCGACCTGGAGGACGCCGTGGCCCAGGGGCGCAAGCCCTACGCCCTGGACGCCACGGCCGAACTGCTGTCGGACCCGCAGCCTCTCCCCGTCCATGTCCGCATCAACTCCCCCCATGACGTCGAGGCCCTCGCGGAGCTGCCGGGCCTCGGTGCACTGCGTATCCCCAAGGTCGCATACGCCGCTGACATCCAGCGGATCGCGGCCGGCGCACCGGGCGTCCCGCTGTACGCGCTCATCGAGTCGGCGCTCGCGGTGGAACACGCCTACGCAATCGCCACCGCGCACGACGCCATCGCCGGCATCGCGCTGGGCGAGTCCGACCTCCGCGCGGACCTCGGACTGCGCGGCGACGCCGGTCTCGACTGGGCGCGCACCCGTACGGTGATGGCCGCCAGGGCCGCCGGTCTCGGGCCGCCGTCCCAGTCCGTCTTCCCCGACATCCTCGACCTCGACGGCCTCTACGCCTCCTGCTCGCACGGCAGGTCCCTCGGCTTCCTGGGCCGCGCGGCCATCCACCCGCGTCAGCTGCCCGTCATCGAACGGGCCTTCCGGCCGACTCAGGAGGAGATCGAGGCGGCGGAGGACATCGTGAAGGCGGCCGCGATCGATGCGGGGGCACTGGCATTGCCGGACGGGCGCTTCGTGGACGCCGCGGTGGTGGCGGCGGCGCGGAGGACACTGGCGCTGGCGGAGCGGGAACCGACAGGCTGA
- the lgt gene encoding prolipoprotein diacylglyceryl transferase → MDIAYIPSPSTGVIHLGPLPLRGYAFCIIIGVFVAVWYGNRRWVARGGKAGTVADIAVWAVPFGLVGGRLYHVITDYQLYFSEGENWVDAFKIWEGGLGIWGAIALGAVGAWIGCRRRGIPLPAWADALAPGIAFAQAIGRWGNWFNQELYGRETDVPWALKISEGPNREAGLYHPTFLYESLWCIGVALLVIWADRRFKLGHGRAFALYVASYCAGRGWIEYMRVDDAHHILGLRLNVWTSILVFLLAVTYIVISSRLRPGREDVVEPAAVDLSKPKGDGEAETEAEAAQDDAQESAAEDDAQETASEDEGRTADSSADAPADAAESPRKA, encoded by the coding sequence ATGGACATCGCCTACATTCCCAGTCCGTCGACCGGAGTGATCCATCTCGGACCGCTTCCGCTGCGCGGCTACGCGTTCTGCATCATCATCGGCGTCTTCGTAGCCGTCTGGTACGGCAACCGGCGCTGGGTCGCCCGGGGCGGCAAGGCCGGGACGGTCGCCGACATCGCTGTCTGGGCCGTGCCCTTCGGCCTGGTCGGCGGGCGGCTCTACCACGTGATCACCGACTACCAGCTGTACTTCAGCGAGGGTGAGAACTGGGTCGACGCCTTCAAGATCTGGGAGGGCGGCCTCGGTATCTGGGGCGCGATCGCGCTGGGCGCGGTCGGTGCCTGGATCGGCTGCCGCCGTCGCGGCATCCCGCTGCCCGCGTGGGCCGACGCCCTCGCACCCGGTATCGCCTTCGCGCAGGCGATCGGCCGCTGGGGCAACTGGTTCAACCAGGAGCTGTACGGCCGCGAGACCGATGTGCCGTGGGCGCTGAAGATCAGCGAGGGCCCGAACCGCGAGGCCGGCCTCTACCACCCGACGTTCCTGTACGAGTCCCTGTGGTGCATCGGCGTCGCACTGCTGGTCATCTGGGCCGACCGGCGCTTCAAGCTCGGCCACGGCAGGGCGTTCGCGCTGTATGTCGCCTCTTACTGCGCCGGCCGCGGCTGGATCGAGTACATGCGCGTCGACGACGCCCACCACATCCTCGGCCTGCGGCTCAACGTCTGGACGTCGATCCTTGTCTTCCTCCTGGCGGTCACGTACATCGTGATCTCGTCGCGGCTGCGGCCGGGACGCGAGGACGTGGTGGAACCGGCGGCGGTGGACCTGTCCAAGCCGAAGGGTGACGGCGAGGCGGAGACCGAAGCCGAGGCTGCTCAGGACGATGCGCAGGAGTCGGCCGCCGAGGACGACGCGCAGGAAACGGCCTCGGAGGACGAGGGCCGCACGGCGGATTCCTCCGCCGATGCGCCCGCGGACGCGGCGGAGTCCCCGCGCAAGGCGTAA
- a CDS encoding DsbA family protein: protein MSENQERKRVARERLQQEQAREKAREKRRRTVIVASAVVAVLGLAAVVGLVAANAGKEDDGATEAGPLLAPSGAQGEEQLAIPVGATDAPSTLTIWEDFRCPACAQFENALRDTIHELEEAGQIKIEYHLATIIDGNMGGSGSLRAANAAACAQDAGKFVEYHDVLYMNQPPEPDDAFADNGRLIELAGKVEGLDTPGFRSCVEEGKHDAWVNKSNAAFQAGGFRGTPTVLLNGESVFPTKGNEQISVANFKKWVKEANKNKPPGSRRPAEPGAEGSASPQTPAS from the coding sequence GTGAGCGAGAACCAAGAGCGAAAGCGGGTCGCCCGCGAGCGACTCCAGCAGGAACAGGCGCGGGAGAAGGCACGTGAGAAGCGCCGCAGGACCGTGATCGTGGCGTCGGCCGTCGTGGCCGTGCTCGGCCTGGCCGCGGTGGTCGGTCTGGTCGCCGCCAATGCCGGCAAGGAGGACGACGGCGCCACCGAGGCCGGGCCGCTGCTCGCGCCGAGCGGGGCGCAGGGCGAGGAGCAGCTCGCGATCCCGGTCGGCGCGACCGACGCCCCGTCCACCCTCACGATCTGGGAGGACTTCCGCTGCCCGGCCTGCGCCCAGTTCGAGAACGCTCTGCGGGACACGATCCACGAACTGGAGGAGGCCGGCCAGATCAAGATCGAGTACCACCTCGCCACCATCATCGACGGGAACATGGGCGGCAGCGGGTCCCTGCGCGCGGCGAACGCGGCGGCGTGCGCGCAGGACGCCGGGAAGTTCGTCGAGTACCACGACGTGCTGTACATGAACCAGCCGCCCGAGCCGGACGACGCCTTCGCGGACAACGGCAGGCTGATCGAGCTCGCGGGCAAGGTCGAAGGGCTCGACACCCCCGGGTTCCGCAGCTGTGTGGAGGAGGGCAAGCACGACGCCTGGGTCAACAAGTCGAACGCGGCCTTCCAGGCGGGCGGCTTCCGCGGCACGCCGACCGTGCTGCTCAACGGCGAGTCGGTCTTCCCGACGAAGGGCAATGAGCAGATCTCCGTCGCCAACTTCAAGAAGTGGGTCAAGGAGGCCAACAAGAACAAGCCGCCGGGCAGCCGGCGTCCGGCGGAGCCGGGAGCGGAGGGGAGCGCGAGTCCTCAGACCCCGGCCTCCTGA
- the trpA gene encoding tryptophan synthase subunit alpha, which yields MSGNIRLLSDTLAAAKNENRAALIAYLPAGFPTVDVGIEAVKAAFDGGADVVEVGLPHSDPVLDGPVIQTADDIALRGGVRIADVMRTVREAHAATGKPVLVMTYWNPIDRYGVERFTAELAEAGGAGCILPDLPVEEAGLWREHAEKHGLATVFVVAPSSKDARLARITAAGSGFVYAASLMGVTGTRESVGEQAQDLVRRTRATTDLPVCVGLGVSNPAQAAEVAAFADGVIVGSAFVKRMLDASGDGAAVAAVRELAGELARGVRGGS from the coding sequence ATGAGCGGCAACATCCGGCTGCTGAGCGACACGCTCGCGGCGGCGAAGAACGAGAACCGGGCGGCGCTCATCGCCTACCTGCCCGCCGGCTTCCCAACCGTCGACGTCGGCATCGAGGCGGTCAAGGCCGCGTTCGACGGCGGCGCCGACGTCGTCGAGGTAGGGCTGCCGCACAGCGACCCGGTCCTCGACGGGCCGGTCATCCAGACCGCCGACGACATCGCCCTGCGCGGCGGAGTCCGGATCGCCGACGTGATGCGCACGGTCCGCGAGGCCCATGCGGCCACCGGCAAGCCGGTCCTCGTGATGACGTACTGGAACCCGATCGACCGCTACGGCGTCGAGCGGTTCACCGCCGAGCTCGCGGAGGCGGGCGGCGCCGGGTGCATCCTGCCCGACCTGCCGGTCGAGGAGGCGGGCCTGTGGAGGGAGCACGCCGAGAAGCACGGCCTCGCCACCGTCTTCGTCGTCGCGCCCAGCAGCAAGGACGCCCGCCTCGCCAGGATCACGGCGGCGGGATCCGGCTTCGTCTACGCGGCGTCGCTCATGGGCGTCACCGGTACCCGGGAGTCGGTCGGCGAGCAGGCCCAGGACCTGGTGCGCCGCACCCGAGCCACGACCGACCTGCCGGTCTGCGTGGGCCTCGGCGTGTCGAACCCGGCGCAGGCCGCCGAGGTCGCGGCCTTCGCCGACGGTGTGATCGTCGGCTCGGCGTTCGTCAAGCGGATGCTCGACGCGTCCGGAGACGGTGCGGCCGTCGCCGCCGTACGGGAACTGGCGGGCGAACTCGCACGGGGTGTGCGCGGCGGCTCGTAG